CTCCACTGAGCTTTGTACTCGATGATGCTGTGAAGCTTCCTTCTCGGCCACAGGCTGAGGCGACGATTCATATCCTTTCCCCTTTTGAATCGGATTCCTGTCAGGTCCTCGAGCACCACGGCCGACTTCTTGCCCTCGGCAAAGGAGAGCACTGCATCCGCCACCTGGTGGAGTCTGTACTCGATTCGGTGGTGCTCTCTCGCCCCCTCCTTCTTGCAGAGATCTCTCGCTGTCCGTCGGTCGTGTGCTTTCTTCTTCTGGAGCCTCCTGCGCCGGTCATGATGTCTTTGCTGTATGATGGCGACATCAGGGAACTCCGCCTTGACGACCGTGACGTCACCGCCTTTGGTGAACACGCCATCCAGACTGCGCTCGTTCGTGTCGAGTGAAAGTGCGGATTCAGGCACAAACGGTCTAGGTGCGTCTTTCCTGAAAGCGATTATGGCGCGGTCTGGAAAGAGGGTCAGCGAACCGAGGCTGTAGCCCGCGTCATCCAGATATCTCCGATGGTAGTTGCTGAGGACCAGCTTGAGCTTGACATGACATCCTGCCCTGATCGGCAGGTCGATGACGCCGTTCGCACGGTCAAGCTTGTATGCCTGATTCTCGGTCTTCATGAACAATCGCCGGATATAGGGAACATGGCCACCGTTACCCTTCCGAAGCCGCCTGCGATGGTTCTTCAGGATGCAGCCAGCCACTTCGAACGCGGAGACGAGATGCTGGGCATACATCCGAGGATGATCTTCCCGAAGACCCTTATAGGCCAGCTTGCAAATGGCATTCCGAGAAGTCACACGCGCCAGGAGGCCGATCCGGATTGCGCTGTTTGCTGAGAG
This Candidatus Thermoplasmatota archaeon DNA region includes the following protein-coding sequences:
- a CDS encoding IS200/IS605 family accessory protein TnpB-related protein, giving the protein MKDQMLTKGVVFRLVGELPFEAKSLLEDFRLSANSAIRIGLLARVTSRNAICKLAYKGLREDHPRMYAQHLVSAFEVAGCILKNHRRRLRKGNGGHVPYIRRLFMKTENQAYKLDRANGVIDLPIRAGCHVKLKLVLSNYHRRYLDDAGYSLGSLTLFPDRAIIAFRKDAPRPFVPESALSLDTNERSLDGVFTKGGDVTVVKAEFPDVAIIQQRHHDRRRRLQKKKAHDRRTARDLCKKEGAREHHRIEYRLHQVADAVLSFAEGKKSAVVLEDLTGIRFKRGKDMNRRLSLWPRRKLHSIIEYKAQWRGIPVVKVDPRYSSGKCPICGKIQDSRMGTEFVCECGWHLDR